Proteins encoded together in one Benincasa hispida cultivar B227 chromosome 1, ASM972705v1, whole genome shotgun sequence window:
- the LOC120077457 gene encoding uncharacterized protein LOC120077457 — MAFVNQLRQNGEEITDVCVMEKVLRSLNTKFEIIATMIEETQDLENMKIEQFIGSLQAYEEKKKRRMEQTETVEQLLQLKIKEENNRGHGRGRGGRGHGGKGKANTNISQNSSESSRGKGGRGRGRRGERFRRDKSQVKCYNCNKYRHYANECYSFQIESIDRKHQDRSTASTSKAHQGQSNYAEENGTLFMVSKGEEESQDSMWYLDTEALNHMCGKHEMFVELNETEKGNIAFGENSLAAIKGIGIRTFVNSPKDTATKWHGGEEESDNLEHGKKHAKDKEDVEEILGGGHSLCGLFDKSSTNQKCA; from the exons ATGGCTTTCGTCAACCAATTGAGACAGAATGGTGAAGAAATCACCGATGTTTGTGTCATGGAGAAGGTTCTACGAAGCCTAAATACAAAGTTCGAGATTATCGCCACGATGATCGAGGAGACACAGGATCTCGAGAACATGAAAATTGAACAATTTATAGGCTCGTTACAAGCCtatgaggagaaaaagaaaaggaggatGGAGCAAACAGAGACTGTTGAACAACTTCTCCAACTCAAAATCAAGGAGGAGAATAATCGTGGACATGGAAGAGGTCGTGGTGGTCGAGGCCATGGTGGAAAAGGTAAAGCCAACACCAATATTTCTCAAAACTCGTCTGAATCCTCAAGAGGAAAAGGAGGTCGAGGTCGTGGAAGACGTGGTGAAAGGTTCAGGAGAGATAAATCTCaggtaaaatgttataattgtaaCAAATATAGACATTATGCGAATGAGTGTTACTCATTTCAAATAGAGTCGATTGATCGAAAGCATCAGGACCGATCAACCGCTAGCACATCAAAAGCCCATCAAGGGCAATCCAATTATGCAGAGGAGAATGGAACCTTATTTATGGTTtcaaaaggagaagaagagagtCAAGATAGTATGTGGTATCTTGACACAGAAGCCTTGAATCACATGTGTGGAAAACACGAAATGTTTGTGGAGTTAAACGAGACGGAGAAAGGTAATATTGCctttggagaaaattctttgGCCGCCATCAAAGGAATAG GTATCCGAACGTTCGTTAACAGTCCCAAGGATACCGCAACAAAATGGCATGGTGGAGAGGAAGAATCGGATAATCTGGAACATGGCAAGAAGCATGCTAAAGACAAAGAAGATGTCGAGGAAATTTTAGGCGGAGGCCATAGCTTGTGCGGTTTATTTGACAAATCGAGCACCAACCAAAAGTGTGCTTGA